The following proteins are encoded in a genomic region of Oncorhynchus gorbuscha isolate QuinsamMale2020 ecotype Even-year linkage group LG11, OgorEven_v1.0, whole genome shotgun sequence:
- the LOC124048844 gene encoding smoothelin-like encodes MEAGPDEGAVGAASANEASETTPSDTSSGTLTSQQLAAIEDEEVLNKLLDKAVDFDERRMIRAALRDLLKKKREKREKERGSRQDDLRQQALSKAGTGRMGMNRGQTSNHQPKSHMHSQFPASTTSSLSKTTSSMANPAIATAHQSSPVAAAPNMKNVKQMLLDWCRAKTEPYEGVEIHNFSSSWSDGIAFCALVHRFFPDAFEYSILNPNARKDNFELAFSTAERLADCPPLLDVEDLLRMREPDWKCVYTYIQEFYRCLVEKGLVKTKKKL; translated from the exons ATGGAGGCGGGACCTGATGAGGGAGCAGTGGGGGCTGCGTCTGCCAACGAGGCCTCCGAGACGACCCCCAGCGACACGTCGTCAGGCACACTGACCAGTCAGCAGCTAGCTGCTATTGAGGATGAAGAAGTCCTGAATAAACTG TTGGATAAGGCTGTGGATTTTGATGAAAGGCGAATGATCCGCGCTGCATTGAGGGACCTGCTCAAGAAGAAGAGAG agaagcgagagaaagagcgggGGTCACGGCAAGATGACCTGAGACAGCAGGCTTTGAGTAAAGCAGGCACAGGACGAATGGGAATGAACAGGGGCCAGACCAGCAATCACCAGCCTAAATCCCACA TGCACAGCCAATTTCCTGCGTCAACCACCAGCTCCTTGTCTAAGACAACTAGCAG CATGGCCAACCCAGCTATCGCAACAGCCCATCAGTCTTCCCCTGTCGCTGCAGCACCCAACATGAAAAATGTCAAGCAGATGTTACTGGATTGGTGCAGGGCCAAAACCGAACCATATGAG GGGGTGGAAATCCACAACTTCTCCTCCAGTTGGAGTGATGGCATAGCGTTCTGTGCGCTGGTGCACAGGTTCTTCCCAGATGCATTTGAGTACTCCATCCTCAACCCCAACGCACGCAAGGACAACTTTGAGCTGGCCTTCAGCACTGCAGA GAGGCTGGCAGATTGCCCCCCTCTGCTGGACGTTGAAGACTTGCTGCGGATGCGTGAGCCTGACTGGAAGTGTGTGTACACATACATCCAGGAGTTCTACCGATGCCTGGTGGAGAAAGGCCTAGTTAAAACTAAAAAGAAACTCTAA